A window of the Gemmatirosa kalamazoonensis genome harbors these coding sequences:
- a CDS encoding ABC transporter permease translates to MPSDLTLALRSLRRAPGFLTAVVLTLALGIGATTAIFTVVDAMLLRPLPYRDAARLVAVWANPANDATIPTPASYPDFADWRAALGGRRFDDVAFARSEGLLLRGTESAVSLNVAYVSDGFFRVLGGRPLLGRTFRPDEERAGAPHVIVLGHRLWRTRFGADPSVIGRTLDFAEGSYTVVGVMPPGYEYPGRWTEAWAPLAPLAAERPAVAQRLERRDLRVDSRVIARLAPGVSAASVGADLAAVARRLAVEHPDANRDIGAHVVPLREELVGSVRTQLLVLLGAVGLLLLVACADVANLSLVRATARARELAVRAALGAERARLLRRLLAESVVVALAGGAFGVLLAIGGVAALRRAAPEPPLSSAVPRLDAVAVDGRVLAFALVVSLATVLLFGLGPALNALRAGSARTLREGTRSLGGGAGARRFRDAVTVAQVALTLVLLVGGGLLGRSFLALRAQDAGFPVERLVVLRVAPLAERYETPERLVALYDRLRAAAAAIPGVRAAGIVNHLALTGAGIPTRVRIAGGPDTLGALFRVADGGYFAASGIPVRRGRALDDADQARAATPDAADVPAVVDAELARTTWPGQDPLGRRFTVFKQASGRADFGRPVQAVVVGVAGDVKFQSLADATPIPTVYLPMTVNPWRWGYLVVRAAGDPAALVASVRRAVRGVDPDIPVTDVRTGATLVGDTMSQRRFDLALVLAFALSALALAAVGVYGVVAQGTVLRAGELAVRSAIGAGPTRLVRLVLRGAATLAGVGIVLGAALSVVATRVLGSLLFGVGRFDVVTYVGVAVVLGGVALLASAIPARRAARTDPAAVLRGD, encoded by the coding sequence ATGCCCTCCGACCTCACGCTCGCCCTGCGCTCGCTGCGGCGCGCACCGGGCTTCCTGACCGCCGTCGTGCTCACGCTCGCGTTAGGCATCGGCGCCACGACGGCGATCTTCACGGTCGTCGACGCGATGCTGCTGCGGCCGTTGCCGTACCGCGACGCGGCGCGGCTCGTCGCCGTCTGGGCGAACCCGGCGAACGACGCGACCATCCCGACGCCCGCGTCGTACCCCGACTTCGCCGACTGGCGCGCCGCGCTCGGCGGCCGGCGGTTCGACGACGTCGCGTTCGCGCGCAGCGAGGGGCTGCTGCTGCGCGGCACGGAGAGCGCCGTGAGCCTCAACGTCGCGTACGTGAGCGACGGCTTCTTCCGCGTGCTCGGCGGGCGTCCGCTGCTCGGGCGTACGTTCCGCCCCGACGAGGAGCGGGCCGGCGCGCCCCACGTCATCGTGCTCGGCCACCGGCTGTGGCGCACGCGCTTCGGCGCCGACCCGTCGGTGATCGGGCGCACGCTCGACTTCGCGGAAGGGAGCTACACCGTGGTCGGCGTGATGCCGCCGGGCTACGAGTATCCCGGTCGGTGGACGGAAGCGTGGGCGCCGCTCGCGCCGCTTGCCGCGGAGCGTCCCGCCGTCGCGCAGCGGCTCGAGCGGCGCGACCTGCGCGTGGACTCGCGGGTGATCGCGCGCCTCGCACCCGGCGTGTCCGCGGCGAGCGTCGGCGCCGATCTCGCCGCCGTGGCGCGCCGGCTCGCCGTCGAGCATCCGGACGCGAACCGCGACATCGGTGCGCACGTCGTGCCGCTGCGCGAGGAGCTCGTCGGCTCCGTGCGCACGCAGCTCCTCGTGCTGCTGGGGGCCGTCGGGCTGCTGCTCCTCGTCGCGTGCGCGGACGTCGCGAACCTGTCGCTCGTGCGCGCGACGGCGCGGGCGCGCGAGCTGGCCGTGCGCGCCGCGTTAGGCGCCGAGCGCGCGCGGCTGCTCAGGCGGCTGCTCGCGGAGAGCGTCGTCGTCGCGCTCGCCGGCGGCGCGTTCGGCGTGCTGCTCGCGATCGGCGGCGTCGCGGCGCTCCGTCGCGCGGCGCCGGAGCCGCCGCTGTCGAGCGCCGTGCCGCGGCTCGACGCGGTCGCGGTGGACGGACGCGTGCTCGCGTTCGCGCTCGTCGTGTCGCTCGCGACGGTGCTGCTGTTCGGCCTCGGCCCCGCGCTCAATGCGCTGCGCGCCGGCTCCGCGCGGACGCTGCGCGAGGGAACGCGATCGTTGGGCGGCGGCGCGGGCGCGCGGCGGTTCCGCGACGCCGTCACCGTCGCGCAGGTCGCGCTCACGCTCGTGCTGCTCGTCGGCGGCGGGCTGCTCGGCCGCAGCTTCCTCGCGCTGCGTGCGCAGGACGCTGGCTTCCCCGTGGAGCGCCTCGTCGTGCTCCGCGTCGCGCCGCTGGCCGAGCGATACGAGACACCGGAGCGGCTCGTCGCGCTCTACGATCGGCTGCGCGCCGCGGCGGCCGCGATCCCCGGCGTGCGCGCCGCGGGGATCGTGAACCACCTCGCGCTCACCGGCGCCGGCATCCCGACGCGCGTGCGGATCGCCGGCGGTCCCGACACGCTCGGCGCGCTGTTCCGCGTCGCCGACGGCGGCTACTTCGCGGCGAGCGGCATCCCCGTGCGGCGCGGCCGCGCGCTCGACGACGCCGACCAGGCGCGCGCCGCGACGCCCGACGCGGCCGACGTGCCCGCGGTGGTGGACGCGGAGCTGGCGCGCACGACGTGGCCCGGGCAGGATCCGTTAGGCCGCCGGTTCACCGTGTTCAAGCAGGCGTCGGGGCGCGCCGACTTCGGGCGACCGGTGCAGGCCGTCGTCGTCGGGGTGGCCGGCGACGTGAAGTTCCAGTCGCTCGCCGATGCGACGCCGATCCCCACGGTGTACCTGCCGATGACGGTGAACCCGTGGCGGTGGGGCTACCTCGTCGTGCGCGCGGCGGGGGATCCGGCGGCGCTCGTCGCGTCCGTGCGGCGCGCAGTGCGCGGGGTCGACCCCGACATCCCGGTGACCGACGTGCGCACCGGCGCCACGCTCGTCGGCGACACGATGTCGCAGCGGCGGTTCGACCTCGCGCTCGTGCTCGCGTTCGCGCTCTCCGCGCTCGCGCTGGCGGCGGTCGGCGTGTACGGCGTGGTGGCGCAGGGGACCGTGCTGCGCGCGGGCGAGCTCGCGGTGCGCTCGGCCATCGGCGCGGGACCGACGCGGCTCGTGCGGCTCGTGCTGCGCGGCGCGGCGACGCTCGCCGGCGTGGGGATCGTGTTGGGCGCCGCGCTGTCGGTCGTCGCGACGCGCGTCCTCGGCTCGTTGCTGTTCGGCGTCGGGCGGTTCGACGTCGTGACGTACGTGGGCGTCGCGGTGGTGCTCGGTGGAGTGGCGCTGCTCGCGAGCGCGATCCCGGCGCGGCGCGCGGCGCGGACGGATCCGGCGGCGGTGCTGCGCGGTGACTAA